A window of the Bdellovibrio sp. ZAP7 genome harbors these coding sequences:
- a CDS encoding murein L,D-transpeptidase catalytic domain family protein — protein sequence MRITLLSCLSSIVILLSSVLSLAVNAPNSMFNRKTTTGQNLYQTVLSQGVAEEPVNLLFRMFDYNAGRIANTKTAVIVDYSLISVEKRLYFLHLDTGVVERFYVSHGINSGVLETRSFSNLMDSWKSSIGFYYAKGTYNSAKNGPSLKLEGIDRSNDNAKDRLIVLHGAKYVSDDFIQRNGRLGWSQGCFAVALEVLPVLLNSLQNGSLLLSYHKDLWKYARQYPTEQEVMGNEVVPPGVNIRITPEEQVDPIPPADSSEYMKSLVGA from the coding sequence ATGAGAATCACGCTTTTGTCATGCCTAAGCAGCATTGTTATCTTGTTGTCTTCAGTTTTATCTTTGGCGGTGAACGCGCCGAACTCTATGTTCAATCGCAAAACAACGACGGGGCAAAATCTTTATCAAACCGTTTTGTCTCAAGGAGTCGCGGAAGAGCCCGTGAATCTTTTATTTCGCATGTTCGATTATAATGCGGGTCGAATTGCGAATACTAAGACTGCAGTGATCGTGGACTACTCCCTGATTTCCGTTGAAAAGCGCCTGTATTTCCTGCATCTGGATACGGGTGTGGTGGAAAGATTCTATGTGTCTCATGGAATTAATTCTGGCGTTTTAGAAACGCGCAGCTTTTCAAATCTAATGGATTCCTGGAAAAGTTCCATTGGATTTTACTATGCAAAAGGCACCTATAACAGTGCCAAGAATGGCCCCTCCTTAAAGCTCGAGGGGATTGATCGCTCCAATGACAATGCCAAGGATCGCTTGATCGTTTTGCACGGAGCAAAGTATGTCAGCGATGATTTTATTCAACGCAATGGTCGCCTCGGTTGGAGTCAAGGTTGCTTCGCAGTTGCACTCGAGGTTTTGCCAGTGCTGCTAAACTCTTTGCAAAATGGTAGTTTGCTTTTGTCCTATCACAAGGATCTTTGGAAATATGCGCGCCAGTATCCTACGGAGCAAGAGGTGATGGGCAATGAGGTCGTGCCTCCTGGAGTGAACATTCGCATCACTCCTGAGGAACAAGTGGATCCTATCCCTCCCGCCGACAGCTCGGAATACATGAAATCACTTGTGGGTGCTTAA
- a CDS encoding TetR/AcrR family transcriptional regulator gives MGDTSQPLSKNTDQKETASRSKTKKRDRSASEERLLQAAEDIFAKHGFNGATTRMIADKAKVNESLIGRYFDGKMGLLLAVCETHIKDKVQQDTLMYPAQATVHEELTSLVDSMFEHHCKKDEEFFKIVLGQCLVDAKFLKRIREIAPISLYINQVIERLEVLRTEGKVKKDVDLRQAMEIFDTYFHGSMFFDRILLGTDVESIQAKLKIFITGLAESLSTHK, from the coding sequence ATGGGAGACACCTCTCAACCTTTATCGAAGAATACGGATCAAAAAGAGACCGCTTCTCGATCTAAGACTAAAAAAAGAGATAGATCCGCATCCGAAGAACGCCTGCTTCAGGCCGCCGAGGATATCTTTGCAAAACACGGCTTTAATGGCGCCACAACCCGCATGATCGCCGACAAAGCCAAGGTCAACGAATCACTTATAGGCCGCTATTTCGACGGCAAAATGGGGCTGTTGCTTGCGGTGTGTGAAACACATATCAAAGATAAAGTTCAACAAGATACGCTTATGTACCCAGCGCAAGCAACAGTGCACGAAGAGTTAACTTCATTGGTGGACTCTATGTTCGAACATCATTGCAAAAAGGACGAGGAGTTTTTTAAAATCGTGCTGGGCCAATGTCTTGTGGATGCGAAGTTTTTGAAACGCATTCGCGAAATCGCTCCCATCAGTCTTTATATTAATCAGGTTATTGAGCGCCTCGAAGTACTTCGCACGGAAGGAAAAGTGAAAAAGGACGTCGATTTAAGACAGGCGATGGAAATTTTTGATACATATTTTCATGGCTCTATGTTTTTTGATAGGATCTTACTTGGCACCGACGTGGAGAGCATCCAAGCGAAATTGAAAATCTTCATCACTGGTTTGGCCGAGTCTTTAAGCACCCACAAGTGA